One window of the Candidatus Tisiphia endosymbiont of Sialis lutaria genome contains the following:
- a CDS encoding IS256 family transposase, which yields MSEKIKKKILELKDNNISNNLVEELLSKADPSKLFGKEGLFQQLKKQIVEKILESELEHELGYSKHSKMPKVDNNRRNGSYEKTIIDDDGRKVTLEVPRDREGEFVPKLIPKGLRRFSGFDDKVISLYGRGMTVSEIRGHLEEIYQTEVSGDLISTITDGVIDEVTRWQNRGLDKVYPILYLDCIHVKSRDNQVVINKAVYLAIAVNIEGKKELLGIWVGKNEGAKFWMQVVTELKNRGVEQIYVACVDGLKGFPEAISSIFPATIVQLCIVHMVRNSVKYVSYKDLKEVTTDLKQIYTANNEEMASLKLQQFSSKWDKKYPVISDIWQRNWCGIIPFFAFPEEIRKVIYTTNTIESVNRQIRKIIKNKGVFPDDKSIQKIIFLALQNASKKWTMPIKDWSLALNQFEILCGDFKYDLLECKK from the coding sequence ATGTCAGAAAAAATAAAAAAGAAGATATTAGAACTAAAAGATAATAATATAAGTAATAATTTAGTAGAAGAATTATTATCAAAAGCCGATCCATCTAAGTTGTTTGGCAAAGAAGGATTATTTCAACAACTAAAAAAGCAAATAGTTGAAAAAATATTAGAAAGTGAACTAGAGCATGAATTAGGTTATTCAAAGCATAGTAAAATGCCGAAAGTAGATAATAATCGTCGTAATGGTAGCTATGAAAAGACAATAATTGATGATGATGGTAGGAAGGTTACTCTGGAAGTACCAAGAGATCGAGAAGGAGAGTTTGTTCCGAAATTAATACCTAAAGGGCTGAGAAGATTCAGTGGATTTGACGATAAAGTTATCTCACTTTATGGTCGAGGAATGACAGTCAGTGAAATTCGAGGTCATTTGGAAGAAATATATCAAACTGAGGTTTCCGGTGATTTAATATCGACAATAACCGATGGAGTAATAGACGAAGTAACTAGGTGGCAAAATCGAGGTTTAGATAAGGTTTATCCAATATTATACTTAGACTGTATTCACGTTAAGTCTAGGGATAACCAGGTAGTGATAAATAAAGCAGTATATTTAGCGATTGCTGTTAATATAGAAGGAAAGAAGGAGTTGCTGGGTATTTGGGTAGGAAAAAATGAAGGTGCTAAATTCTGGATGCAAGTAGTTACTGAGTTAAAAAATCGAGGAGTAGAACAAATTTATGTTGCTTGTGTTGATGGTCTAAAAGGTTTTCCGGAAGCGATAAGTAGCATATTTCCTGCGACTATAGTACAGTTATGTATAGTTCATATGGTTCGCAATTCAGTGAAGTATGTCTCATATAAGGATTTAAAGGAGGTGACCACAGATTTGAAGCAAATTTATACAGCAAATAATGAAGAAATGGCAAGTCTAAAACTTCAACAATTTAGTTCAAAATGGGACAAAAAATATCCAGTAATTTCTGATATTTGGCAACGTAATTGGTGTGGGATAATCCCATTTTTTGCTTTTCCTGAGGAAATAAGAAAGGTAATTTATACAACAAATACCATTGAATCTGTCAACCGTCAAATTAGAAAAATCATCAAAAATAAGGGGGTGTTTCCAGATGATAAATCAATTCAGAAAATAATATTTTTAGCTCTGCAAAATGCATCTAAAAAATGGACTATGCCCATAA
- a CDS encoding IS1634 family transposase, whose protein sequence is MYIRRKKTPNSPRQSIQVVEGYRDSKGNVKQRIVRHLGVFFDDAEEAKLVALAEDLIVKIKAERSAASGHGSFFADDCLANKKGRPVKKQLSDIIPVNQVKLDEIVETARLVEGVHEVGGYVYDQMDFNQLMQRKRDSEMLRDLVLARMVKPDSKRGLAQYLSEQFDKNHDLDAIYRMMDKLQEQIPKIKELCFKNTLVLIPNKQVSLVFFDVTTLYFESTEVDELRAFGYSKDHRFNTTQLVLVLATNEDGLPLGYELFSGNTAEVKTLLQAINSWQSFLKVKDVCFIADRAMFSKANLQALDESGYRYIVAAKLKSLKNELKEKILAEDNYVPTVLGNDFAWIAEFEHEDKRLITSYKAKRVRNGAKERQNILDKIKKTIGESGSTKKLISNSGVKKYTSSENNKSYLDEDKIQQDSEWDGLHGIITNDKSINAKEAIGKYGRLWVIEEQFRINKHNLQMRPIFHWTSKRIEAHIGMCYMSFAVLKQIEYKVALTQKISITNIVELLMGVQSSILRHTTTGDLYRLPGNMKNDVRKIYKTFNLKRSDAVEIYLK, encoded by the coding sequence ATGTACATACGTCGTAAAAAAACACCAAATAGTCCAAGGCAATCAATACAAGTGGTTGAAGGATACCGAGATAGCAAAGGTAATGTCAAACAACGTATTGTCCGACATTTAGGGGTATTCTTCGATGATGCAGAAGAAGCCAAATTAGTTGCATTAGCAGAGGATTTAATTGTAAAGATTAAAGCTGAACGGTCAGCAGCTTCCGGTCATGGTAGCTTCTTTGCTGATGATTGCTTAGCTAACAAAAAAGGTCGCCCAGTCAAAAAGCAACTATCGGATATTATCCCTGTTAATCAAGTTAAATTAGACGAAATAGTTGAGACTGCTCGGCTTGTAGAAGGGGTGCATGAGGTAGGCGGATATGTTTACGATCAAATGGATTTCAACCAACTAATGCAACGTAAACGTGATTCTGAGATGCTTCGTGATTTGGTATTAGCCCGTATGGTAAAGCCCGATAGCAAGCGTGGTCTAGCACAATATTTAAGCGAACAATTTGACAAAAACCATGATTTAGACGCCATATATCGCATGATGGATAAATTACAGGAGCAGATACCTAAAATTAAAGAATTATGCTTTAAAAATACCTTGGTTCTAATCCCCAACAAGCAGGTGAGTTTAGTGTTTTTTGATGTTACAACATTATATTTTGAATCAACAGAAGTCGATGAACTCCGGGCGTTTGGTTATAGTAAAGACCATCGCTTTAATACTACTCAATTAGTGCTGGTTCTTGCGACTAATGAAGATGGATTACCGCTTGGCTATGAGCTATTTAGTGGTAATACCGCCGAAGTTAAGACCCTATTGCAAGCTATTAATAGTTGGCAAAGTTTTTTAAAAGTTAAGGATGTATGCTTTATAGCTGACCGAGCAATGTTTAGTAAAGCTAATTTACAAGCTCTTGATGAGTCTGGTTATCGTTATATTGTAGCAGCAAAGTTAAAGTCACTGAAGAACGAGTTAAAGGAAAAGATTTTAGCAGAAGATAATTATGTACCTACTGTATTAGGCAATGATTTTGCGTGGATTGCTGAATTTGAGCATGAGGACAAACGTTTGATCACTAGCTATAAAGCCAAGAGAGTGAGGAATGGTGCAAAAGAAAGGCAAAATATTTTGGATAAAATCAAAAAAACTATAGGTGAATCTGGAAGTACTAAAAAGCTTATTTCTAATAGTGGAGTTAAAAAATATACTTCAAGTGAGAATAATAAAAGTTATCTTGATGAAGATAAAATCCAACAAGATAGTGAATGGGATGGTTTACATGGAATAATCACCAACGATAAAAGCATTAATGCCAAAGAAGCGATTGGCAAATATGGCAGATTATGGGTAATTGAAGAACAATTTAGAATCAATAAGCATAATTTGCAAATGCGACCAATTTTTCATTGGACAAGTAAGAGAATTGAAGCACATATTGGTATGTGCTATATGAGTTTTGCTGTGCTTAAACAAATAGAATATAAAGTAGCACTTACCCAAAAAATCAGTATAACTAATATAGTTGAGTTGTTAATGGGAGTACAATCTTCAATTTTAAGGCATACAACAACAGGAGATTTGTATAGGCTACCAGGCAACATGAAAAATGATGTGAGGAAGATTTATAAAACCTTCAATCTTAAACGCTCAGATGCTGTAGAAATATATCTAAAATAA